A window of the Streptomyces finlayi genome harbors these coding sequences:
- a CDS encoding acyl-CoA dehydrogenase family protein: protein MSTALETEEHQALRAAVAALGKRYGRDYMTTLIRAGEHPRELWAEAAKLGYLGVNLPEAYGGGGGGMAELSIVLEELGAAGSPLLMLIVSPAICGTVIARFGTDAQKQRWLPGLADGSITMAFGITEPDAGSNSHRITTTARKDGDEWVLTGRKVFVSGVDIAEATLIVGRTEDARSGKLKPCLFIVPRDAPGFQRSQIDMELQAPEKQFELVLDDVRLPADALVGDEDAGLLQLFAGLNPERIMTAAFALGMGSYAIARAVDYARTRQVWKDPIGAHQAIAHPLAQSHIELELARLMMQKAARLYDEGDDMGAGEAANMAKYAAAEACVKAVDQAVHTLGGNGLTREYGLASLVTAARVARIAPVSREMILNFVSHQSLGLPKSY, encoded by the coding sequence ATGAGCACCGCCCTCGAAACCGAAGAGCACCAGGCCCTGCGCGCCGCAGTGGCCGCCCTCGGCAAGCGTTACGGCCGCGACTACATGACCACCCTCATCCGCGCCGGGGAACACCCCCGCGAACTGTGGGCCGAGGCCGCCAAGCTCGGCTACCTCGGGGTGAATCTCCCCGAGGCGTACGGAGGCGGGGGCGGCGGCATGGCCGAACTCTCCATCGTGCTCGAAGAGCTGGGCGCGGCGGGCTCACCGCTGCTGATGCTGATCGTCTCCCCGGCCATCTGCGGCACCGTCATCGCCCGCTTCGGCACCGACGCCCAGAAGCAGCGGTGGCTCCCCGGACTCGCCGACGGCAGCATCACCATGGCCTTCGGCATCACCGAACCGGACGCCGGGTCCAACTCCCACCGCATCACCACCACCGCCCGCAAGGACGGAGACGAGTGGGTGCTCACCGGACGCAAGGTCTTCGTCTCCGGGGTCGACATAGCCGAGGCGACCCTCATCGTCGGCCGCACCGAGGACGCCCGCTCCGGCAAACTCAAGCCCTGCCTCTTCATCGTGCCGCGCGACGCCCCCGGCTTCCAGCGCTCGCAGATCGACATGGAACTCCAGGCGCCGGAGAAGCAGTTCGAGCTCGTACTCGACGACGTACGGCTGCCCGCCGACGCGCTCGTCGGCGACGAGGACGCGGGACTGCTCCAGCTCTTCGCCGGGCTCAACCCGGAGCGCATCATGACCGCCGCCTTCGCGCTGGGCATGGGCTCGTACGCGATCGCCCGCGCCGTCGACTACGCCCGCACCCGCCAGGTGTGGAAGGACCCCATCGGTGCCCACCAGGCCATCGCCCACCCGCTCGCCCAGTCGCACATCGAGCTGGAGCTGGCCCGGCTGATGATGCAGAAGGCCGCACGGCTCTACGACGAGGGCGACGACATGGGCGCGGGCGAGGCCGCGAACATGGCGAAGTACGCCGCCGCCGAAGCCTGTGTGAAGGCCGTCGACCAGGCCGTCCACACCCTCGGCGGCAACGGCCTCACCCGCGAGTACGGCCTCGCCTCGCTCGTCACGGCGGCCCGTGTCGCCCGGATCGCACCCGTCAGCCGGGAGATGATCCTCAACTTCGTCTCGCACCAGTCGCTGGGACTGCCCAAGTCGTACTGA
- a CDS encoding 4-coumarate--CoA ligase family protein produces MVFSSQYEDVTALDVPIHEAVLGQAAAFGDTVALVDGTNGLTVTYAQLDTFHRRIAAALTEAGLRKGDVLALHSPNTIAYPAVFYGATRAGAAVTTVHPLATAEEFAKQLADSGAHWIVTVSPLLDVAREAAALAGCVREIFVCDQAEGHTSVLDMLGSTAPEPQVDIDPAEDVAALPYSSGTTGAPKGVMLTHRSIATNLEQLRPFIPMGPGDTILAVLPFFHIYGLTALMNAPLRCGATVVVLPRFDLAQFLDAIEKHRISGLYVAPPIVLALAKHPSVGEYDLSSLQYIVSAAAPLDAGLATACSTRLGLPPVRQAYGMTELSPGTHVVPLSEDNPPPGAVGKLLPNTEMRIVALDDPGKDAGTGTDGEVLIRGPQVMKGYLGRPEATAEMIDADGWVHTGDIGRVDEDGWLFVVDRVKELIKYKGYQVAPAELEALLLGHERIADAAVIGVYDADGNEVPKAFLVRGPGGAELTAQDVMAYVAERVSPYKKIRQAEFIEAVPRAASGKILRRELRDREKTATPDEESSA; encoded by the coding sequence ATGGTGTTCAGCAGCCAGTACGAGGACGTGACGGCGCTCGACGTACCCATCCACGAAGCCGTACTCGGACAGGCCGCCGCGTTCGGCGACACCGTCGCCCTGGTCGACGGGACGAACGGGCTCACGGTCACGTACGCCCAGCTCGACACGTTCCACCGGCGCATCGCGGCGGCCCTCACCGAGGCGGGGCTGCGCAAGGGGGACGTCCTCGCCCTGCACAGCCCCAACACCATCGCCTACCCGGCCGTCTTCTACGGGGCGACCCGGGCCGGGGCCGCCGTCACCACCGTCCACCCGCTCGCCACCGCAGAGGAGTTCGCCAAACAGCTCGCGGACTCCGGGGCGCACTGGATCGTGACGGTGTCCCCGCTCCTGGACGTCGCACGCGAGGCGGCGGCCCTCGCCGGCTGCGTCCGGGAGATCTTCGTCTGCGACCAGGCCGAAGGGCACACCTCCGTCCTGGACATGCTCGGCTCCACCGCCCCGGAACCCCAGGTGGACATCGACCCCGCCGAGGACGTCGCCGCACTTCCGTACTCCTCGGGCACCACCGGCGCCCCCAAGGGCGTCATGCTCACCCACCGCTCCATCGCCACCAACCTGGAACAGCTGCGCCCGTTCATACCCATGGGCCCGGGGGACACCATTCTGGCCGTACTGCCCTTTTTCCATATCTACGGCCTTACGGCTCTGATGAACGCCCCGCTGCGCTGCGGCGCCACCGTCGTGGTGCTGCCCCGCTTCGACCTCGCCCAGTTCCTCGACGCGATCGAGAAGCACCGCATCAGCGGGCTGTACGTGGCTCCGCCGATCGTCCTGGCCCTCGCCAAGCACCCCTCGGTCGGGGAGTACGACCTGTCCTCGCTGCAGTACATCGTCAGCGCCGCCGCCCCGCTCGACGCCGGCCTCGCCACCGCCTGCTCCACCCGCCTGGGGCTCCCGCCCGTCCGCCAGGCGTACGGCATGACCGAGCTCTCGCCCGGCACCCACGTCGTCCCGCTGTCCGAGGACAACCCGCCGCCCGGAGCCGTCGGCAAGCTGCTCCCGAACACCGAGATGCGGATCGTCGCCCTCGACGACCCGGGCAAGGACGCCGGCACCGGCACCGACGGCGAAGTGCTCATCCGGGGCCCGCAGGTGATGAAGGGCTACCTCGGCCGCCCCGAAGCCACCGCCGAGATGATCGACGCCGACGGCTGGGTGCACACCGGGGACATCGGCCGCGTCGACGAGGACGGCTGGCTGTTCGTCGTCGACCGGGTGAAGGAACTGATCAAGTACAAGGGCTACCAGGTCGCCCCCGCCGAACTGGAGGCGCTTCTCCTGGGCCACGAACGGATCGCCGACGCCGCGGTCATCGGGGTGTACGACGCCGACGGCAACGAGGTCCCCAAGGCGTTCCTGGTACGCGGTCCCGGCGGTGCGGAGCTGACGGCCCAGGACGTCATGGCGTACGTCGCCGAGCGCGTCTCCCCGTACAAGAAGATCCGGCAGGCCGAGTTCATCGAAGCCGTACCGCGCGCGGCCTCCGGGAAGATCCTGCGGCGCGAACTGCGTGACCGCGAGAAGACCGCCACCCCTGACGAGGAGAGCTCCGCATGA
- a CDS encoding TetR/AcrR family transcriptional regulator: MGVVTPPKTPKQDRSRATRLRLLEAAVACLAEHGWAGSTVSVVAERAGVSRGAAQHHFPTREDLFTAAVEYVAEERSAALRTLPVQGRAEVVAALVDLYTGPLFRAALQLWVAASNEEQLRPRVTELEARVGRETHRIAVGLLGADEEKPGVRETVQGLLDMARGLGLANLLTDDAARRRRVVTQWAALLDGVLD; this comes from the coding sequence ATGGGTGTTGTGACACCCCCGAAGACTCCGAAGCAGGACCGCAGCCGCGCCACCCGGCTGCGTCTCCTGGAAGCGGCGGTCGCCTGCCTCGCCGAACACGGCTGGGCGGGCTCCACGGTCTCCGTCGTCGCCGAACGCGCCGGCGTGTCACGGGGCGCCGCGCAGCACCACTTCCCGACCCGCGAGGACCTGTTCACCGCGGCGGTCGAGTACGTCGCCGAGGAGCGCTCCGCAGCCCTGCGCACCCTGCCGGTGCAGGGCCGCGCGGAGGTCGTCGCCGCGCTCGTCGACCTCTACACGGGCCCGCTCTTCCGCGCCGCGCTCCAGCTCTGGGTGGCCGCGTCCAACGAGGAACAGCTCCGTCCCCGCGTCACCGAGCTGGAGGCCCGCGTCGGCCGGGAGACGCACCGCATCGCGGTGGGGCTCCTCGGTGCCGACGAGGAGAAGCCGGGCGTACGCGAGACGGTCCAGGGCCTCCTGGACATGGCTCGCGGCCTGGGCCTCGCCAACCTGCTGACCGACGACGCGGCACGTCGCCGCAGGGTCGTCACCCAGTGGGCGGCCCTGCTGGACGGCGTACTCGACTGA
- a CDS encoding ATP-binding protein, with protein sequence MITTLLVANRGEIACRIFRTCRELGISTVAVYSDADAEALHVREADTAVRLPGAAPSDTYLRGDLVVAAALAAGADAVHPGYGFLSENAGFAAAVQDAGLLWVGPPVKAIELMASKTRAKELMAAAGVPLLAPVDTAAATAADLPLLLKAASGGGGRGMRIVRELAALAAELTAASAEATAAFGDGEVFAEPYVERGRHVEVQVMADGHGAVWALGTRDCSLQRRHQKVIEEAPAPGLDDALRARLHEAAVAAARAVGYLGAGTVEFLVSAEGRPYFLEMNTRLQVEHPVTEAVFGLDLVALQLRIAEGEPLPAGGPPQPYGHAVEARLYAEDPARDWQPQTGALLTLDVPEEPGLRLDTGYTGGDTIGVHYDPMLAKVIAHAPTRTEAVRHLARALERARVHGPATNRELLVRSLRHPDFTAARLDTGFYDRHLDALTARSEGRGSGDLALAALAAALADAAARSSVAAGGSARFGAWRNLPSQPQTKRYRSEPDGTETEAAYRTTRTGPVPVGEGAHAGAGVRVLATHPTHVTLETGGVTRHFTITTHQDRVYVDTATGSHTLTALPRFTDPTERTEPGSLLAPMPGTVVRVADGLAPGSAVEAGQPLIWLEAMKMEHRILAPASGVLTALHAAPGHQVEVGTLLAVVTAPEAPEENA encoded by the coding sequence GTGATCACCACCCTCCTTGTCGCCAACCGGGGCGAGATCGCCTGCCGGATCTTCCGCACCTGCCGTGAGCTGGGCATCTCCACCGTCGCCGTGTACTCGGACGCGGACGCCGAGGCCCTGCACGTACGGGAGGCGGACACCGCCGTACGCCTGCCGGGGGCCGCCCCGTCCGATACGTACCTGCGCGGCGATCTCGTCGTGGCCGCCGCGCTGGCGGCGGGCGCGGACGCCGTGCACCCCGGGTACGGCTTCCTCTCCGAGAACGCCGGATTCGCCGCCGCGGTGCAGGACGCCGGACTCCTCTGGGTGGGGCCGCCGGTCAAGGCCATCGAGCTGATGGCATCCAAGACGCGCGCCAAGGAGCTGATGGCGGCGGCCGGTGTGCCGCTCCTGGCTCCGGTGGACACGGCGGCCGCCACCGCCGCCGACCTGCCGCTGCTGCTCAAGGCCGCCTCGGGCGGCGGCGGACGCGGGATGCGGATCGTACGGGAACTGGCGGCGCTGGCAGCTGAGTTGACGGCCGCTTCGGCGGAGGCGACCGCCGCGTTCGGGGACGGCGAGGTCTTCGCCGAGCCGTACGTCGAGCGCGGCCGGCACGTCGAGGTCCAGGTCATGGCCGACGGGCACGGTGCCGTGTGGGCGCTCGGCACCCGGGACTGCTCGCTCCAGCGCCGCCACCAGAAGGTCATCGAGGAGGCCCCCGCGCCCGGACTCGACGACGCGCTCAGGGCCAGGCTGCACGAGGCCGCCGTCGCCGCCGCGCGGGCTGTCGGATACCTCGGGGCGGGGACGGTCGAGTTCCTCGTATCGGCGGAGGGCCGCCCCTACTTCCTGGAGATGAACACCCGGCTCCAGGTCGAGCACCCGGTGACGGAGGCCGTCTTCGGGCTCGACCTGGTCGCGTTGCAGCTGAGGATCGCCGAGGGCGAACCGCTGCCGGCCGGAGGGCCGCCGCAGCCGTACGGGCACGCGGTCGAGGCCCGGCTCTACGCCGAGGACCCGGCCCGTGACTGGCAGCCACAGACCGGAGCACTGCTCACACTCGACGTGCCCGAAGAGCCCGGGCTGCGCCTCGACACCGGATACACCGGCGGCGACACGATCGGCGTGCACTACGACCCGATGCTGGCCAAGGTCATCGCCCACGCCCCCACCCGCACCGAAGCCGTACGCCACCTGGCCCGCGCCCTGGAGCGCGCCCGCGTCCACGGGCCCGCCACCAACCGCGAGCTGCTCGTACGCTCCCTGCGTCACCCGGACTTCACCGCCGCCCGCCTGGACACCGGCTTCTACGACCGCCATCTCGACGCCCTCACCGCGCGCTCCGAGGGCCGGGGCTCCGGGGACCTGGCGCTCGCCGCCCTCGCCGCAGCCCTCGCGGACGCGGCGGCCCGCAGCTCCGTGGCCGCCGGCGGCTCCGCCCGCTTCGGCGCCTGGCGCAACCTCCCCTCGCAGCCGCAGACCAAGCGCTACCGCAGCGAACCCGACGGCACTGAGACGGAAGCCGCCTACCGCACCACCCGCACCGGCCCCGTCCCGGTCGGCGAGGGCGCCCACGCGGGGGCCGGCGTACGCGTCCTGGCCACGCATCCCACCCACGTCACCCTCGAAACCGGCGGTGTCACCCGGCACTTCACCATCACCACCCACCAGGACCGGGTGTACGTCGACACCGCCACCGGCTCCCACACGCTCACCGCCCTGCCCCGCTTCACCGACCCCACCGAGCGCACCGAACCCGGCTCGCTGCTCGCTCCCATGCCCGGCACGGTCGTCCGCGTCGCCGACGGACTCGCGCCCGGCTCCGCCGTCGAGGCAGGGCAGCCGCTGATCTGGCTGGAGGCCATGAAGATGGAGCACCGCATCCTCGCTCCCGCCTCCGGCGTCCTCACCGCACTCCACGCCGCCCCCGGCCACCAGGTCGAGGTCGGCACCCTGCTCGCCGTCGTCACCGCACCCGAAGCACCGGAGGAGAACGCATGA
- a CDS encoding enoyl-CoA hydratase family protein: MTLAAPAHDQGITTLTLDSPANRNALSARLVGELVEALDACAADDTVRAVVLTHTGTTFCAGADLTGPPDPAAFVALMRRIAALPKPVVARVTGHVRAGGLGLLGVCDISVAGPGASFALTESRLGLAPAVISVPLLARMDPASAARYFLTGERFDATEAVRTGLVTLAAEDVDKALEPVLEGLRRASPQGLRASKELVTATVLRNFDQHAEDLIARSAALFTSAEAREGMTAFLERRDPPWVL; the protein is encoded by the coding sequence ATGACGCTCGCCGCTCCGGCGCACGACCAGGGCATCACCACCCTCACCCTCGACTCACCCGCGAACCGCAACGCGCTCTCCGCGCGGCTCGTCGGTGAACTCGTCGAAGCCCTGGACGCGTGTGCGGCCGACGACACCGTACGGGCGGTCGTCCTCACCCACACCGGCACCACCTTCTGCGCCGGAGCGGACCTGACGGGACCGCCCGACCCGGCGGCGTTCGTCGCGCTGATGCGGCGGATCGCCGCCCTGCCCAAACCCGTCGTGGCCCGGGTCACCGGGCACGTCAGGGCCGGCGGACTGGGGCTGCTGGGCGTCTGCGACATCTCGGTGGCCGGGCCGGGCGCCTCGTTCGCCCTCACGGAGTCCCGGCTCGGCCTCGCCCCCGCCGTGATCTCGGTGCCCCTGCTGGCCCGCATGGACCCGGCGTCCGCGGCCCGCTACTTCCTCACCGGCGAACGCTTCGACGCCACCGAAGCCGTCCGTACCGGCCTGGTCACCCTGGCCGCGGAAGACGTGGACAAGGCCCTCGAACCGGTACTGGAAGGACTGCGCAGGGCCTCACCGCAAGGGCTGCGGGCATCCAAGGAGCTGGTCACGGCTACTGTGCTGAGGAATTTCGACCAGCACGCCGAAGACCTCATCGCCCGCTCGGCAGCCCTCTTCACCTCCGCCGAGGCACGGGAGGGGATGACGGCCTTCCTCGAACGACGGGACCCCCCATGGGTGTTGTGA
- the pdxH gene encoding pyridoxamine 5'-phosphate oxidase: MREHYRSEDFTEKDLAADPMDQFAHWFSQVAAGGVLHEPNAMVVSTATPEGRPSSRTVLLKQYDDQGFVFFTNYGSRKGRELAANPYVSLLFPWHPMARQVIVTGSAARVSREETVAYFRTRPHGSQLGAWASEQSTVVGSRTELVHRYEELAARYPEGEKVPAPPHWGGFRVVPDSIEFWQGHANRLHDRLRYVRSAENQAAWSVERLCP; the protein is encoded by the coding sequence ATGCGCGAGCACTACCGCTCCGAGGACTTCACCGAGAAGGACCTCGCCGCCGACCCGATGGACCAGTTCGCCCACTGGTTCAGCCAGGTCGCGGCGGGCGGTGTGCTCCACGAACCGAACGCGATGGTGGTCTCCACGGCGACACCCGAGGGCCGGCCGTCCTCGCGCACCGTGCTGCTCAAGCAGTACGACGACCAGGGCTTCGTCTTCTTCACGAACTACGGCTCCCGCAAGGGCCGCGAACTGGCCGCCAACCCGTACGTCTCGCTGCTCTTCCCCTGGCACCCGATGGCCCGCCAGGTCATCGTCACCGGCAGCGCGGCCCGCGTGAGCCGCGAGGAGACGGTCGCCTACTTCCGCACCCGCCCGCACGGCTCCCAGCTGGGCGCCTGGGCGAGCGAGCAGTCCACGGTGGTCGGCTCACGCACGGAGCTCGTCCACCGCTACGAGGAACTCGCGGCGCGCTACCCGGAGGGCGAGAAGGTCCCGGCGCCCCCGCACTGGGGCGGCTTCCGTGTCGTACCGGACTCGATCGAGTTCTGGCAGGGCCACGCGAACCGACTCCACGACCGCCTGCGCTACGTACGCTCCGCGGAGAACCAGGCGGCCTGGTCCGTGGAACGCCTCTGCCCGTAG
- a CDS encoding citrate synthase 2, giving the protein MSAFVPGLEGVVAFETEIAEPDKEGGSLRYRGVDIEDLVGKVSFGNVWGLLVDGAFNPGLPPAEPFPIPVHSGDIRVDVQSALAMLAPVWGLKPLLDIDERTARDDLARAAVMALSYVAQSARGQGLAMVPQSEIDKAESVVERFMIRWRGEPDPKHVRAVDAYWTSAAEHGMNASTFTARVIASTGADVAAALSGAVGAMSGPLHGGAPSRVLGMIEEIERTGDASAYVKQALDKGERLMGFGHRVYRAEDPRARVLRRTARELAAPRFEVAEALEKAALEELHARRPDRVLATNVEFWAAIVLDFAEVPAHMFTSMFTCARTAGWSAHILEQKRTGRLVRPSATYIGPGTRDPREIGGYDQIADLGN; this is encoded by the coding sequence ATGTCCGCTTTCGTACCCGGACTCGAAGGAGTCGTCGCGTTCGAAACGGAGATCGCCGAACCCGACAAGGAGGGCGGCTCGCTCCGCTACCGGGGTGTCGACATCGAGGACCTCGTCGGCAAGGTCTCCTTCGGCAACGTCTGGGGCCTGCTGGTGGACGGGGCGTTCAACCCCGGTCTGCCGCCCGCCGAGCCGTTCCCCATCCCGGTGCACTCCGGTGACATCCGGGTCGACGTGCAGTCCGCCCTGGCGATGCTCGCCCCCGTGTGGGGCCTCAAACCGCTGCTGGACATCGACGAGCGGACCGCGCGCGACGATCTGGCGCGGGCCGCCGTGATGGCCCTGTCGTACGTCGCGCAGTCGGCCCGTGGCCAGGGGCTCGCCATGGTGCCGCAGAGCGAGATCGACAAGGCGGAGTCCGTCGTCGAACGCTTCATGATCCGCTGGCGCGGTGAGCCGGACCCCAAGCACGTCAGGGCCGTCGACGCCTACTGGACCTCGGCAGCCGAGCACGGCATGAACGCCTCCACCTTCACCGCCCGCGTCATCGCCTCCACCGGCGCGGACGTGGCGGCGGCACTGTCCGGTGCGGTGGGCGCGATGTCGGGTCCGCTGCACGGCGGCGCCCCGTCCAGGGTCCTCGGCATGATCGAGGAGATCGAGCGGACCGGTGACGCGTCGGCGTACGTGAAGCAGGCCCTGGACAAGGGCGAGCGACTGATGGGCTTCGGGCACCGGGTGTACCGGGCGGAGGACCCGAGGGCCCGCGTCCTGCGGCGCACGGCGAGGGAGCTGGCCGCGCCGCGCTTCGAGGTCGCCGAGGCGCTGGAGAAGGCCGCGCTGGAGGAGCTGCACGCGCGGCGCCCCGACCGGGTGCTGGCGACGAACGTCGAGTTCTGGGCGGCGATCGTGCTGGACTTCGCCGAGGTTCCGGCGCACATGTTCACGTCGATGTTCACCTGCGCCCGTACGGCGGGCTGGTCGGCCCACATCCTGGAGCAGAAGCGCACGGGCCGGCTGGTGCGGCCGTCCGCCACGTACATCGGTCCCGGGACGCGTGACCCGCGCGAGATCGGCGGGTACGACCAGATCGCGGACCTGGGGAACTGA
- a CDS encoding SIS domain-containing protein has translation MSDSTLAGQFFDAAIGLLERVRDEESGSIAAAGAAIADTVASGGRLFAFGAGHSSLAAQDVVYRAGGLALMNLLAVPGTLGVDVMPATLGSALERVDGLAGAVLDSSPARSGDLLVIISLSGRNALPVEMAQNARALGLTVVGVTSVAYAEATKSRHASGGFLRDHCDIVLDSKIPIGDAELTAPGVEAPFAPASTVVTSAVMQAMMAAAAEALVARGIEPPLLRSGNVDGGHEWNGRVMTQYADRIFYRH, from the coding sequence ATGAGCGACAGCACGTTGGCCGGTCAGTTCTTCGACGCAGCGATCGGCCTGCTGGAACGCGTACGCGACGAGGAGTCCGGGAGCATCGCCGCCGCGGGCGCCGCGATCGCCGACACGGTCGCCTCCGGCGGCCGGCTCTTCGCGTTCGGCGCCGGGCACTCCTCGCTCGCCGCGCAGGACGTCGTGTACCGGGCAGGCGGCCTGGCCCTGATGAACCTCCTCGCCGTGCCCGGCACGCTGGGCGTCGACGTCATGCCGGCGACGCTGGGCTCCGCACTGGAGCGGGTGGACGGGCTGGCCGGAGCGGTGCTCGACTCCAGCCCCGCGCGCTCGGGCGACCTCCTCGTGATCATCTCGCTCTCCGGGCGCAACGCGCTGCCGGTGGAGATGGCCCAGAACGCGCGCGCCCTCGGGCTCACGGTGGTCGGGGTCACGTCGGTGGCGTACGCGGAGGCCACGAAGTCCCGGCACGCCTCGGGCGGATTCCTGCGGGACCACTGCGACATCGTCCTCGACAGCAAGATCCCGATCGGCGACGCGGAACTGACGGCGCCGGGCGTGGAGGCACCGTTCGCGCCCGCGTCCACGGTGGTCACCAGTGCGGTCATGCAGGCGATGATGGCGGCGGCCGCCGAGGCGCTGGTGGCCCGGGGCATCGAACCGCCGCTGCTCCGGTCGGGGAACGTCGACGGCGGGCACGAGTGGAACGGGCGCGTGATGACGCAGTACGCCGACCGGATCTTCTACCGCCACTGA
- a CDS encoding PAS domain-containing protein: MSASRSSGTTDALGPDEDPASEPPEPSEAEATPGAELLAALLDGMDAALCAFDADGTITHWNREAERILGWSAQEAVGRSGFAGWAVRSADAADVQTRLMSAMDAPGRQVHEFALLRKDGGRVLVRTQSAGVRGAEGNAAGVYCAFSEVHAQIDLERAIALSEALFEDASWGVVLVDVDLRPTVVNAHAARALGGDRTSLLGRPLGELIVQGAEDLEGSLHHVLAEGPPPAPAELWVTVRTPEGDRRRCWRNGFLRLASPLAEEPVPLGAGWLFQDVTATKRAAQEADRLRFRSNQLHRAAGSAAECEDPMEAATSTLDYALAGFADHVVVDLLPADGDALPVRTLSTPADGSGPCLPVSGGSAPVRYATGHPALQSLDREGSVRASAGRAAESWALERQWPGDSVHALCVVLRSRARTLGVVTFLRTAHRTAFERPDAAYAETVAARVAAAVDLARSLPAPGPSDA, encoded by the coding sequence GTGAGTGCTTCCAGGAGCAGCGGGACCACCGACGCCCTCGGGCCCGACGAGGACCCGGCGAGCGAGCCCCCGGAGCCGTCGGAGGCCGAGGCGACGCCCGGGGCCGAGCTGCTCGCGGCTCTGCTCGACGGGATGGACGCCGCGCTCTGCGCCTTCGACGCGGACGGCACCATCACCCACTGGAACCGTGAGGCCGAACGCATCCTCGGCTGGAGCGCCCAGGAGGCCGTGGGCCGCAGCGGATTCGCCGGCTGGGCGGTGCGCAGCGCGGACGCGGCCGATGTGCAGACCCGCCTCATGTCCGCCATGGACGCTCCCGGTCGTCAGGTCCACGAGTTCGCCCTGCTGCGCAAGGACGGAGGGCGGGTGCTCGTACGGACCCAGTCGGCCGGGGTGCGCGGCGCCGAAGGGAACGCCGCCGGGGTGTACTGCGCGTTCAGCGAGGTGCACGCGCAGATCGATCTGGAGCGGGCGATCGCGCTCAGCGAGGCGCTGTTCGAGGACGCGTCGTGGGGTGTCGTCCTCGTTGACGTCGATCTGCGCCCGACCGTCGTCAACGCCCACGCGGCCCGGGCGCTCGGCGGGGACCGCACGTCGCTGCTGGGCCGTCCGCTGGGTGAGCTGATCGTGCAGGGCGCGGAGGACCTGGAGGGTTCGCTGCACCACGTCCTGGCCGAGGGGCCGCCGCCCGCGCCCGCCGAACTGTGGGTGACGGTGCGGACCCCGGAGGGCGACCGGCGGCGCTGCTGGCGCAACGGGTTCCTGCGGCTGGCGTCACCGCTCGCGGAGGAGCCCGTTCCGCTCGGGGCCGGCTGGTTGTTCCAGGATGTGACGGCGACGAAGCGGGCCGCGCAGGAGGCGGACCGGCTGCGGTTCCGGTCGAACCAGCTGCACAGGGCCGCGGGTTCGGCGGCCGAGTGCGAGGACCCGATGGAGGCGGCGACCTCCACGCTGGACTACGCCCTCGCGGGTTTCGCCGACCACGTGGTGGTGGACCTGCTGCCGGCCGACGGCGACGCCCTCCCGGTACGTACGCTCTCGACGCCCGCCGACGGCTCGGGCCCGTGTCTGCCGGTCTCCGGCGGCTCGGCCCCGGTGCGGTACGCGACGGGGCACCCGGCCCTCCAGTCGCTGGACCGCGAGGGCTCGGTCCGGGCGAGCGCCGGACGCGCCGCCGAGTCCTGGGCGCTGGAACGCCAGTGGCCCGGCGACTCCGTCCACGCCCTGTGCGTGGTGCTGCGCAGCCGGGCCCGGACGCTGGGAGTGGTCACGTTCCTGCGCACGGCCCACCGCACCGCTTTCGAGCGCCCGGACGCGGCGTACGCGGAAACGGTGGCCGCGAGGGTCGCCGCGGCAGTGGACCTGGCCCGCTCGCTCCCCGCCCCGGGTCCCTCGGACGCCTGA